One window of the Diospyros lotus cultivar Yz01 chromosome 12, ASM1463336v1, whole genome shotgun sequence genome contains the following:
- the LOC127787505 gene encoding uncharacterized protein LOC127787505 has protein sequence MRQRKSKAKTSLFATVSSTIFTRVITLKTTNGIWDFLNKEYEGNERVKAMQVLNLIREFKMQRMKESETIKDYSNILLDIVNKVRLLGTDFSDSRIVQKIFEIVPEKFEATITSLENSRDVSSITLAELLSALQAQEQKRLIRQERTAEGAFQAISQNNMYKIEK, from the coding sequence ATGAGACAAAGGAAATCAAAGGCAAAAACTAGCTTATTTGCAACTGTTTCATCCACAATTTTCACCAGAGTCATAACATTGAAGACAACAAATGGAATTTGGGACTTCTTGAATAAGGAGTATGAAGGAAATGAACGAGTCAAAGCCATGCAAGTTCTGAATTTGATAAGAGAATTCAAGatgcaaagaatgaaagaatcaGAAACAATCAAGGATTACTCTAACATACTCCTTGACATTGTTAACAAAGTAAGGCTTCTTGGTACTGATTTTTCTGATTCTAGAATAGTTCAAAAAATCTTTGAAATAGTTCCTGAAAAGTTTGAGGCTACAATAACATCCCTAGAAAACTCAAGAGATGTGTCAAGTATTACCTTGGCAGAACTATTAAGTGCATTACAGGCTCAGGAACAAAAGAGACTTATAAGGCAAGAAAGAACTGCAGAGGGTGCATTTCAAGCTATATCACAGAACAATATGTACAAGATAGAGAAGTAA
- the LOC127787134 gene encoding protein LITTLE ZIPPER 1-like, with product MCMIKAPDQWVVPSRTLVNSFKPKRRARRSKVQVQRLRGRKRRCDGKEMMQQENRKLYRENMSIMEENLELRKRARLLYQENLALMSELQKKFSHFHRFSTTTTTTK from the exons ATGTGTATGATCAAAGCCCCAGATCAATGGGTTGTCCCGTCCCGAACCCTAGTTAATTCTTTCAAGCCAAAACGACGAGCCAGACGGTCTAAAGTTCAAGTTCAGAGACTTCGTGG GAGGAAGAGGAGGTGCGATGGGAAGGAGATGATGCAGCAGGAGAACAGGAAGCTGTACAGGGAGAATATGAGTATTATGGAAGAGAACTTGGAGCTGAGGAAGAGGGCCAGGCTGCTGTACCAAGAGAATCTGGCCTTGATGTCCGAGTTGCAGAAGAAATTCTCTCATTTCCACCGcttctccaccaccaccaccaccaccaaatgA